A section of the Rhizobium sp. Pop5 genome encodes:
- a CDS encoding sigma-54 dependent transcriptional regulator, whose amino-acid sequence MNDAKILLVDDEEELRRSTAQALELSGFSVETFSNGDHVLELIGYSFPGVVVSDIRMPGVDGMTLMQKIREIDPEVPVILVTGHGDVQLAVKAMREGAYDFIEKPFTPEMLAGVIRRAMERRGLVLENRLLKAVAGKRDDIEARLPGRTQVMVDLRYRIRAIGASDADTLIVGETGAGKEVVARALHDISARASRPFIAINCAALPANLIESELFGHEAGAFPGAVRPRYGKFEHGRGGTILLDEIGSMPFDLQAKFLRVLQERVITRLGSNEVVSLDVRFIATSKVDLEAEVTAGRFRADLLYRLNVATLHVPSLSQRRADIPLLFLQLVREAAARYGRDEAAVPPEVISDIAQRDWPGNVRELRNAADRVVLGLDNGGRQAEDATGLAERVAEFERGVIASALVAHGGSLRPVYESLGISRKTLYEKMQKYGLDKRMLTTES is encoded by the coding sequence ATGAACGATGCGAAGATCCTGCTTGTTGACGACGAGGAGGAACTGCGCCGCTCGACCGCGCAGGCGCTGGAACTCTCCGGTTTCAGCGTCGAGACCTTTTCGAACGGCGACCATGTGCTCGAGCTGATCGGCTACAGCTTTCCCGGCGTCGTCGTCAGCGATATCCGCATGCCCGGCGTTGATGGCATGACGTTGATGCAAAAGATCCGCGAGATTGATCCCGAAGTACCGGTCATCCTCGTGACCGGCCATGGCGACGTGCAACTGGCGGTGAAGGCGATGCGCGAAGGCGCCTATGATTTCATCGAGAAACCGTTCACGCCTGAAATGCTCGCCGGTGTCATCCGCCGGGCGATGGAGCGGCGCGGGCTCGTGCTCGAAAACCGGCTGCTGAAGGCGGTCGCCGGGAAACGCGACGACATCGAGGCGCGGCTGCCGGGGCGCACGCAGGTGATGGTGGACCTGCGCTACCGCATCCGAGCGATCGGTGCCAGCGATGCCGATACGCTCATCGTCGGCGAGACCGGGGCGGGCAAAGAAGTGGTGGCGCGCGCGCTTCACGATATCAGTGCCCGGGCGAGCCGGCCGTTCATCGCGATCAATTGCGCGGCGCTGCCGGCGAACCTGATCGAGAGCGAACTCTTCGGCCATGAAGCCGGCGCCTTTCCCGGCGCGGTCCGGCCGCGTTACGGAAAATTCGAGCATGGCCGCGGCGGCACCATCCTGCTCGACGAGATCGGCTCGATGCCCTTCGATTTGCAGGCGAAGTTTCTGCGGGTGCTGCAGGAGCGGGTGATAACAAGGCTTGGATCGAACGAGGTCGTGTCGCTCGACGTGCGCTTCATCGCCACGAGCAAAGTGGATCTCGAGGCGGAAGTAACCGCTGGCCGCTTCCGCGCCGATCTTCTCTACCGGCTGAACGTCGCGACGCTGCACGTGCCGTCGCTGTCGCAGCGGCGGGCTGATATTCCGCTGCTTTTCCTGCAGCTGGTGCGGGAAGCGGCCGCCCGCTACGGCCGCGACGAGGCGGCCGTGCCGCCGGAGGTGATCTCCGACATCGCCCAGCGCGACTGGCCCGGCAATGTGCGGGAACTGAGGAACGCCGCCGACCGCGTGGTTCTCGGTCTCGACAATGGCGGGCGGCAGGCCGAGGACGCGACCGGTCTCGCCGAACGCGTCGCCGAATTCGAGCGAGGGGTGATCGCCAGCGCGCTGGTGGCGCATGGCGGCAGCCTGAGGCCGGTCTATGAGTCGCTCGGCATCTCCCGCAAGACCCTCTATGAAAAAATGCAGAAATACGGCCTCGACAAGCGGATGCTGACTACCGAAAGCTGA
- a CDS encoding sensor histidine kinase, protein MPCWGAEAEREERDLSSRYRGIAALLAVPLVIFAFFTFGSAIATRAYMEEASAQAGTALRLAVSALSGHLNRYEALPALIADHDDIQELVSAPDDMALRDTANLYLKAINGLLKSSDIYVVNPDGETIAASNYDGPGSFVGQNFNYRPYFQEAIEGRQARFYALGTTSLKRGYYFSAPIRVGADIRGVIVFKVDIDMIESSWSGGEYKIFVSDPEGIIFMSGSPEWLYSAILPLTADRIARTQASRRYANARLTPLPVTYHRFEQHDLMTLASDRSASEYLVLSHYMPAEDWTVNVLMETRSIRAQARTALVAVFLILCIAALAVAVLRQRRARLAERMQMQAEARGELERRVEERTADLARVNSRIEEEIAERRQTEQQLRQTQADLIQAGKLAGLGQMSAALSHEFNQPLAAAKTYTDSASVLIDRGRVEEAHDNIRRIGGLIDRMASISRHLRNFARKPNEKLGPVSLDEAMRDTLEIIAWRLKAADAELRLDLGTRPPVVRAGSVRLQQVLVNVISNAADAVEGLDDRRIEVSAVEEAGKVVLTVRDHGPGVPAAIAERIFDPFFTTKGVGKGLGLGLSISYNIVKDFGGSLTTANHPKGGAVFRIELQSAAGLMPEAAE, encoded by the coding sequence ATGCCTTGCTGGGGAGCGGAGGCAGAAAGGGAGGAGCGGGATCTGTCTTCGAGATATCGTGGGATAGCGGCGCTGCTGGCGGTTCCGCTCGTCATCTTCGCCTTCTTCACCTTTGGAAGCGCGATTGCGACGCGCGCCTATATGGAGGAGGCTTCGGCCCAGGCGGGAACAGCGCTGCGCCTTGCCGTTTCGGCGCTCAGCGGCCATCTCAACCGCTACGAGGCGCTGCCGGCGCTGATCGCCGATCACGACGATATCCAGGAGCTGGTCAGCGCCCCCGACGACATGGCGCTGCGCGATACGGCCAACCTCTATCTCAAGGCCATCAACGGGCTTCTGAAATCCTCCGATATCTATGTGGTGAACCCGGATGGAGAGACGATCGCGGCGAGCAATTATGATGGACCGGGCAGCTTCGTCGGCCAGAATTTCAACTACCGGCCCTATTTCCAGGAGGCAATCGAAGGCCGGCAGGCCCGGTTTTATGCGCTCGGCACCACCTCGCTGAAACGCGGCTATTATTTCTCGGCTCCGATCCGGGTCGGCGCCGATATTCGAGGCGTCATCGTCTTCAAGGTCGATATCGACATGATCGAATCCTCCTGGAGCGGCGGGGAATACAAGATTTTCGTCTCCGATCCCGAAGGCATCATCTTCATGTCCGGCAGCCCGGAGTGGCTCTACAGTGCGATCCTGCCGCTGACGGCGGATCGTATCGCCCGCACGCAAGCCTCGCGACGCTATGCCAATGCCAGGCTGACGCCACTGCCCGTGACGTATCACCGCTTCGAACAGCACGATCTGATGACGCTGGCGAGCGACCGGAGCGCGAGCGAATATCTGGTGCTGTCGCATTACATGCCGGCCGAGGACTGGACAGTGAACGTGCTGATGGAGACGCGCTCCATCCGTGCGCAGGCGCGCACGGCGCTTGTCGCCGTCTTTCTCATCCTTTGCATCGCCGCCCTGGCAGTTGCCGTCCTTCGCCAGCGGCGGGCACGCCTTGCCGAGCGCATGCAGATGCAGGCCGAAGCGCGGGGCGAACTGGAGCGGCGGGTGGAGGAGCGGACGGCCGATCTTGCCCGCGTCAACAGCCGCATCGAGGAGGAGATCGCCGAGCGGCGGCAGACCGAGCAGCAGCTTCGCCAGACGCAGGCCGATCTCATCCAGGCGGGCAAGCTTGCCGGGCTCGGGCAGATGTCGGCTGCGCTTTCGCATGAGTTCAACCAGCCGCTCGCCGCCGCCAAGACCTATACGGACAGTGCTTCGGTGCTGATCGACCGCGGCCGGGTGGAGGAGGCGCATGACAATATAAGACGGATCGGCGGGCTGATCGACCGCATGGCCTCGATCAGCCGGCACCTGCGCAACTTCGCCCGCAAGCCGAACGAGAAGCTCGGACCGGTTTCTCTCGACGAGGCGATGCGCGACACGCTGGAGATCATCGCCTGGCGGCTGAAGGCGGCAGACGCCGAGCTGCGGCTCGATCTCGGCACACGGCCGCCGGTCGTGCGCGCCGGCTCGGTGCGTCTGCAGCAGGTGCTGGTGAACGTGATCTCCAATGCGGCCGATGCGGTGGAAGGACTTGATGACAGGCGCATCGAGGTTTCGGCGGTCGAGGAGGCAGGCAAAGTGGTCTTGACGGTGCGCGACCACGGACCGGGCGTGCCGGCGGCAATCGCCGAGCGCATCTTCGATCCGTTCTTCACGACCAAGGGCGTCGGCAAAGGTCTCGGCCTTGGACTTTCGATCTCCTACAATATCGTCAAGGATTTCGGCGGCAGCCTCACGACCGCCAATCATCCCAAAGGGGGCGCGGTCTTCCGCATCGAGCTGCAGTCGGCGGCGGGGCTGATGCCGGAGGCGGCGGAATGA
- a CDS encoding sulfite oxidase-like oxidoreductase — MSDDQTPADSKLTSSKRRWAAEGKFLTGRISRPEAERLPPGQHLVKNWPVLDLGQQPVVSTDSWRLEVRGLVETALTLTWADFQAIEQSIGMSDIHCVTTWSRYDNKWKGVSTRDLLDLAMPKPEAAYVMLTSYDGYTTNLPLVDFAAEDAILATSWEDLPLTADHGGPMRLVVPHLYFWKSAKWLRRIELIAADAAGFWEKNGYHMLGDPWREQRYSDN, encoded by the coding sequence ATGAGCGACGACCAGACGCCCGCTGACAGCAAGCTCACCAGTTCCAAGCGCCGCTGGGCGGCGGAGGGCAAATTCCTGACCGGCCGTATCAGCCGTCCCGAGGCCGAGCGCCTGCCGCCCGGCCAGCACCTCGTCAAGAACTGGCCAGTGCTCGATCTCGGCCAGCAGCCGGTGGTTTCAACCGATAGCTGGCGGCTTGAGGTGCGAGGCCTCGTCGAAACTGCGCTCACCCTCACCTGGGCCGATTTCCAGGCGATCGAGCAAAGCATTGGGATGAGCGATATTCACTGCGTCACCACCTGGTCGCGCTACGACAATAAATGGAAGGGCGTTTCGACCCGCGATCTGCTCGACCTCGCCATGCCGAAACCAGAAGCAGCTTACGTCATGCTGACGAGCTATGACGGCTATACCACCAACCTGCCGCTTGTCGATTTCGCCGCCGAAGATGCCATCCTCGCAACCTCCTGGGAGGACTTGCCTCTGACAGCAGATCATGGCGGCCCGATGCGCCTCGTCGTGCCGCATCTCTACTTCTGGAAAAGCGCCAAATGGCTGCGACGCATCGAGCTAATCGCCGCTGACGCGGCCGGCTTCTGGGAAAAGAACGGCTACCATATGCTTGGCGATCCGTGGCGCGAGCAGCGCTATTCCGACAACTGA
- a CDS encoding CbtA family protein, with the protein MVGNLLLRGMLAGLIAGILVFAFAHTFGEPLVDAAIAFEEASAQAAGEAAEPEIVSRATQAGLGLFTGVMAYSVAVGGLFALAFAFVHGRFSSLSARGTSAVIATAAFVAIVLVPAVKYPANPPAVGNPDTIGVRTELFFLMIVVSLAALIAAVALSRRLSERFGLWNGAIIAGIAYLVFIGLVLYLLPPINEVPENFSALVLWRFRTTSLGMHVILWATLGLAFGALAERRLAVKGGLRPAFR; encoded by the coding sequence ATGGTTGGAAACCTTCTGCTTCGCGGCATGCTCGCGGGCCTGATTGCTGGTATCCTCGTTTTTGCCTTCGCCCACACCTTCGGCGAGCCGTTGGTCGATGCGGCGATCGCCTTCGAGGAGGCGAGCGCACAGGCGGCGGGCGAAGCCGCCGAACCCGAAATCGTCAGCCGCGCCACCCAGGCCGGTCTCGGCCTTTTCACCGGCGTCATGGCTTACAGCGTTGCCGTCGGCGGGCTTTTCGCGCTTGCCTTCGCCTTCGTGCATGGTCGCTTCAGCAGTCTTTCGGCGCGCGGGACCTCGGCCGTCATCGCTACCGCCGCTTTCGTGGCGATCGTACTCGTTCCCGCCGTCAAGTATCCGGCCAACCCGCCGGCAGTCGGCAACCCCGATACGATCGGCGTCAGGACCGAGCTGTTCTTCCTGATGATCGTCGTCTCGCTCGCCGCGCTGATTGCGGCGGTGGCGCTTTCGCGCCGTCTTTCCGAGCGTTTCGGTCTCTGGAACGGCGCGATCATCGCCGGCATCGCCTATCTCGTCTTCATCGGCCTCGTGCTCTATCTGCTGCCGCCGATCAACGAGGTGCCCGAGAATTTCTCGGCACTGGTGCTCTGGCGCTTCCGCACGACCTCGCTCGGCATGCACGTCATCCTTTGGGCCACGCTCGGCCTTGCTTTCGGGGCGCTCGCGGAAAGACGGCTTGCCGTCAAGGGCGGGTTGCGGCCGGCGTTCCGGTGA
- a CDS encoding CbtB domain-containing protein, whose amino-acid sequence MSDTTFAPVAAPAPIPVGDILPWAIFGGLLMLIALYFVGTEEGAMALFNGMYVHEFVHDGRHLLGFPCH is encoded by the coding sequence ATGTCTGATACCACTTTCGCCCCCGTCGCGGCACCGGCGCCGATCCCTGTGGGAGATATCCTGCCCTGGGCGATCTTTGGCGGCCTGCTGATGCTCATCGCCCTTTATTTTGTCGGCACCGAGGAAGGCGCGATGGCGCTGTTCAACGGCATGTATGTGCATGAATTCGTGCATGACGGCCGCCATCTCCTCGGTTTTCCCTGCCACTAA
- a CDS encoding histidine phosphatase family protein: MNTRLTWICHGATAASRKALFPLDEPLESKAAKDAAEMAALPRADRIFTSPALRTRQTATALRLDAGIDPALRDCDHGRWAGRPIVTIGSEEPENLEIWMSDPQAAPHGGESLFDLRTRVAGWMDAQSTLGGHVIAVSHAAIIRAAVVHVLQAPLSSFWLIDVGPLAIVRMTSDGRRWSLRFSISDL; encoded by the coding sequence GTGAACACGCGTCTCACCTGGATCTGCCATGGCGCGACGGCGGCAAGCCGCAAGGCCCTGTTCCCGCTCGACGAACCGCTGGAAAGCAAGGCCGCGAAGGACGCGGCCGAGATGGCCGCGCTGCCCCGCGCCGACCGCATCTTCACCAGTCCCGCCCTGCGCACCCGCCAGACCGCGACAGCGCTCCGCCTCGACGCCGGGATCGACCCGGCGCTTCGCGATTGCGACCATGGCCGCTGGGCCGGCAGGCCGATCGTCACGATAGGGTCCGAAGAGCCGGAGAATCTGGAAATCTGGATGAGCGATCCGCAAGCGGCCCCGCACGGCGGCGAAAGTCTTTTCGACCTGCGCACGCGCGTCGCCGGCTGGATGGATGCTCAGTCCACCCTCGGCGGACATGTGATCGCCGTTAGCCACGCGGCAATCATCCGGGCGGCGGTCGTGCATGTGCTTCAGGCGCCGCTCTCTTCCTTCTGGCTGATTGACGTCGGACCGCTCGCAATCGTCCGCATGACCAGCGACGGGCGACGCTGGTCGCTGCGCTTCAGCATTAGTGACCTCTGA
- a CDS encoding bifunctional diguanylate cyclase/phosphodiesterase, translating to MPVFFQSRAGRQCVSIMAFGVTLWLLGTLLQFGDNLVSFMIGFGEYGADKLVLALGIAGAMSFVYSVLRIADLRKEMELRSAAQTKADWTATHDHLTKLPNRYAFERKILSRPTKDDEAEIEGSEGNVTIFSVDLDGFKKVNDLVGHKGGDVLLIEVAKRICALGNADCVYRFGGDEFIIVAFALTAQREEHFARLLIQAVTRPIHIDGFAVEVGASVGYDRWAEGAEPLEDAAHRADLAMYEAKSRGPNHFLVFEASMQDKVTERAALETRLRAAISNKAIKPFYQPLIDLKTGQLCGFEALARWIGDDDINIPPPVFIDIAEETGMITALFEDLLAQACSDALSWPEHVTLSFNVSPVQMEDKLLTSRILKVLSASRLPPQRLEIEITENALIQDPAVAAVILEELHAAGIQIALDDFGTGYSSLAQLARYRFDKIKIDKSFTATCREDERQEKIVRAMLGLGRSLNIKTTAEGVEEHGQLAFLLQLGCDIGQGYLFGKAMPAAEAGIFISNRTASLASTA from the coding sequence ATGCCGGTGTTTTTCCAAAGCAGGGCCGGAAGGCAATGCGTGTCGATCATGGCGTTCGGAGTAACCCTCTGGCTCCTCGGCACGCTGTTGCAGTTCGGCGACAACCTGGTCTCCTTCATGATCGGTTTCGGCGAGTACGGCGCCGACAAACTCGTCCTGGCGCTCGGCATCGCCGGCGCCATGAGTTTCGTCTACTCGGTGCTGCGCATCGCCGATCTCCGCAAGGAAATGGAGCTGCGCTCGGCGGCCCAGACAAAGGCCGACTGGACCGCCACCCACGATCACCTGACAAAATTGCCGAACCGCTATGCCTTCGAGCGCAAGATCCTGTCGCGGCCGACCAAGGACGACGAGGCCGAAATCGAGGGGTCGGAAGGCAACGTCACCATCTTCTCTGTCGATCTTGACGGCTTCAAGAAGGTGAACGACCTCGTCGGCCACAAGGGCGGCGATGTGCTGTTGATCGAAGTTGCCAAACGTATCTGTGCGCTCGGCAATGCCGATTGCGTCTATCGCTTCGGCGGCGACGAATTCATCATCGTCGCCTTCGCCCTGACGGCGCAGCGCGAGGAGCATTTTGCCAGGCTGCTGATCCAGGCGGTCACCCGCCCTATCCATATCGACGGCTTTGCTGTCGAGGTCGGCGCCAGCGTCGGCTACGACCGCTGGGCCGAGGGCGCCGAACCGCTGGAAGATGCCGCCCATCGTGCCGATCTTGCCATGTACGAGGCGAAATCGCGCGGACCCAACCATTTTCTCGTCTTCGAAGCCTCGATGCAGGACAAGGTGACGGAACGCGCTGCGCTGGAAACGAGGCTGCGCGCCGCAATCTCCAACAAGGCGATCAAACCCTTCTACCAGCCGCTGATCGATCTCAAGACCGGCCAGCTCTGTGGCTTCGAGGCATTGGCGCGCTGGATCGGCGACGACGACATCAATATCCCGCCGCCCGTCTTCATCGACATCGCCGAGGAAACCGGCATGATCACCGCCCTGTTCGAGGATCTTCTCGCCCAGGCCTGCAGTGATGCACTCAGCTGGCCGGAGCATGTGACCTTGTCCTTCAACGTCTCGCCGGTGCAGATGGAAGACAAGCTCCTGACCTCGCGCATCCTCAAGGTCCTCTCGGCAAGCCGGCTGCCGCCGCAGCGCCTTGAAATTGAGATCACCGAAAACGCGCTGATCCAGGATCCCGCTGTCGCCGCCGTCATCCTCGAGGAACTGCACGCTGCCGGCATTCAGATCGCGCTCGACGATTTCGGCACGGGTTATTCGAGCCTCGCCCAGCTCGCCCGCTATCGTTTCGACAAGATCAAGATCGACAAGAGCTTCACTGCCACCTGCCGTGAAGACGAACGTCAGGAAAAGATCGTCCGCGCCATGCTCGGCCTCGGCCGGAGCCTCAACATCAAGACAACAGCGGAAGGCGTCGAGGAGCACGGCCAGCTTGCCTTCCTGCTGCAGCTCGGCTGCGACATCGGCCAGGGCTATCTTTTCGGCAAGGCAATGCCCGCCGCAGAGGCGGGCATCTTCATCAGCAATCGCACTGCCAGTCTGGCCTCGACGGCCTGA
- a CDS encoding inorganic phosphate transporter yields MADIAPSQVHSDTSHPLHGSNSSGKWFLPVFALVLICGLGYVAYALTRDLTTAVAVPWILLGLALLIALGFEFVNGFHDTANAVATVIYTRSMPAEFAVIWSGFFNFLGVLTSSGAVAFGILALLPVELILQVGSGSGLAMVFALLIAAIVWNLGTWYLGLPSSSSHTLVGSIIGVGLANQFLAPAGTATSGVDWTQATNIGLSLLISPLIGFGLSAVLLVVMKFLVRNKALYEEPKGNKPPPLWIRAILIFTCTGVSFAHGSNDGQKGMGLIMLILIGLVPTAFALNRTPDVNYLEAYKSASVQVETALGKYVKPGVAVTDYKAEVSNAVKNKTWTDATTPALQQYIHQTSAEVAAFPTLEAVPTHLVGNVRNDIYLIGEALKLIDKQKLLPMDAGDLTAVTSYHKAVDNATKFIPLWVKVAVAIALGLGTMVGWKRIVVTVGEKIGKTHLTYGQGAAAEVVAMVTIASADHLGLPVSTTHVLSSGVAGTMAANGSGLQWSTVRNMLMAWVLTLPASIAIAFVLFVVLRQVF; encoded by the coding sequence ATGGCCGATATCGCCCCCAGCCAGGTTCATAGCGACACTTCCCACCCGCTCCACGGTTCGAATTCATCCGGCAAATGGTTCTTGCCGGTATTCGCACTCGTTCTTATCTGCGGCCTCGGATATGTCGCCTATGCACTCACCCGCGACCTGACAACCGCAGTTGCCGTTCCCTGGATTCTGCTTGGTCTTGCGCTGCTGATCGCGCTCGGGTTCGAATTCGTCAACGGCTTCCATGATACGGCCAATGCCGTCGCCACCGTTATCTACACCCGTTCAATGCCGGCGGAATTCGCCGTCATCTGGTCGGGTTTCTTCAACTTTCTCGGCGTGCTGACCTCAAGCGGCGCCGTCGCTTTCGGCATTCTGGCGCTGCTGCCGGTGGAACTGATCCTGCAGGTCGGCTCCGGTTCCGGCCTCGCGATGGTCTTTGCGCTGCTGATTGCCGCGATCGTCTGGAACCTCGGAACCTGGTATCTCGGCCTGCCGTCGTCGAGTTCGCATACGCTTGTGGGATCGATCATCGGCGTCGGTCTTGCCAACCAGTTCCTGGCGCCGGCAGGCACCGCGACGAGCGGCGTTGACTGGACGCAAGCGACCAATATCGGCCTGTCGCTTCTGATCTCGCCGCTGATCGGCTTCGGTCTTTCCGCGGTCCTTCTCGTGGTCATGAAGTTTCTGGTGCGCAACAAGGCGCTCTATGAAGAGCCGAAGGGCAACAAGCCGCCGCCGCTCTGGATCCGCGCGATCCTGATCTTCACCTGCACCGGCGTCAGCTTCGCCCACGGCTCCAACGACGGCCAGAAGGGCATGGGTCTCATCATGCTCATCTTGATCGGTCTGGTGCCGACGGCCTTCGCGCTGAACCGCACGCCCGATGTCAATTATCTCGAAGCCTATAAGTCGGCATCGGTCCAGGTGGAAACGGCGCTCGGCAAATATGTGAAGCCCGGTGTGGCCGTCACCGACTACAAGGCCGAAGTCAGCAACGCCGTCAAGAACAAGACCTGGACGGATGCGACGACGCCGGCCCTGCAGCAATATATCCATCAGACGAGCGCCGAAGTCGCTGCCTTCCCGACGCTCGAAGCGGTGCCGACCCATCTCGTCGGCAACGTCCGCAACGACATCTACCTGATCGGCGAGGCGCTGAAGCTGATCGACAAGCAGAAGCTGCTGCCGATGGACGCCGGCGACCTCACCGCGGTGACGAGCTATCACAAGGCGGTCGACAACGCGACGAAGTTCATTCCGCTCTGGGTGAAGGTGGCGGTTGCTATTGCGCTTGGCCTCGGCACGATGGTGGGCTGGAAGCGCATCGTCGTCACCGTCGGCGAAAAGATCGGCAAGACGCATCTGACCTACGGGCAGGGCGCGGCAGCCGAAGTCGTGGCGATGGTCACCATCGCTTCGGCGGACCATCTCGGCTTGCCGGTTTCGACCACGCATGTGCTGTCGTCAGGCGTTGCCGGCACCATGGCGGCGAACGGTTCCGGCCTGCAATGGTCGACCGTGCGCAACATGCTGATGGCCTGGGTGCTGACGCTGCCGGCCTCGATCGCGATCGCCTTCGTGCTGTTCGTTGTCCTGCGGCAGGTGTTTTAA
- a CDS encoding acetate/propionate family kinase: protein MPSTDLLLTFNAGSSTVKIGIFAIEGAEARRIGKGVIDFRAEPLSLDLTEGARTFEVPLKAKVTEDLRDIVDETFALLADHFDMTAVRGAGHRVVHGGDRFTKAAALDEAAIDAIEALTPLAPLHQPQALRFIRALRHFKPQLAQTASFDTAFHATQEDLVRRLAIPRALHEQGIKRYGFHGLSYKFISRELRREAPRAAKAVVAHLGSGASLCALDQGVSRDCSMGFSALDGIPMATRPGWLDPGVILHLAGEKKQSFKEIEDLLYHRSGLLGVSGISADTRELLKDDRQEAREAIDLFTLRIAGEIGRMAATLDGIDAVVFTAGIGEHQPEIRAGVAKRLSWLGLSIDPEANAANDFTISTRESRIAAHVVATDEEQIIADEALSILRSD, encoded by the coding sequence ATGCCATCGACCGATCTCCTGCTGACGTTCAATGCCGGCTCCTCGACCGTCAAGATCGGCATCTTCGCAATCGAAGGCGCCGAGGCGCGGCGGATCGGCAAGGGCGTGATCGATTTTCGCGCCGAACCGCTTTCGCTCGATCTGACGGAGGGAGCGCGGACATTCGAGGTGCCGCTGAAGGCCAAGGTGACGGAAGATCTGCGCGACATCGTCGACGAGACCTTCGCCCTTCTCGCCGACCATTTCGACATGACCGCAGTGCGTGGCGCCGGCCATCGCGTCGTGCATGGCGGCGACCGCTTCACGAAAGCGGCTGCCCTCGACGAGGCCGCTATCGATGCCATCGAGGCCCTGACCCCGCTTGCGCCCCTGCATCAGCCGCAGGCGCTGCGCTTCATCCGTGCGCTCCGGCATTTCAAGCCGCAACTTGCCCAGACGGCCTCCTTCGACACGGCCTTCCACGCGACCCAGGAAGATCTCGTCCGCCGCCTCGCCATTCCCCGCGCTCTGCATGAGCAGGGCATCAAGCGTTACGGCTTCCACGGACTTTCCTATAAGTTCATCTCCCGCGAACTTCGCCGCGAGGCGCCCCGCGCGGCAAAGGCGGTGGTCGCCCATCTCGGCAGCGGCGCCAGCCTCTGCGCTTTGGATCAAGGCGTCAGCCGGGATTGCAGCATGGGTTTTTCGGCGCTCGACGGCATTCCCATGGCGACGCGCCCAGGCTGGCTCGATCCCGGCGTCATCCTGCATCTGGCAGGCGAGAAGAAGCAGTCGTTCAAGGAGATCGAGGATCTGCTCTATCATCGCTCCGGCCTGCTCGGCGTTTCCGGCATCAGCGCCGATACGCGCGAGCTGTTGAAGGACGATCGACAGGAGGCGCGGGAGGCGATCGACCTTTTCACACTGCGCATCGCCGGCGAAATCGGCCGCATGGCGGCAACGCTCGACGGCATCGACGCCGTCGTTTTCACTGCCGGCATCGGCGAGCATCAGCCGGAGATCCGCGCCGGCGTGGCGAAACGGCTGTCCTGGCTCGGCCTTTCAATCGACCCGGAGGCCAACGCCGCCAATGATTTCACCATCAGCACGCGGGAGAGCCGCATTGCCGCTCATGTCGTCGCCACCGATGAGGAACAGATCATCGCCGACGAGGCGCTGTCCATTCTTCGCAGTGACTGA
- a CDS encoding helix-turn-helix domain-containing protein → MSRHVPTYELYGENTGREPDFWLHCETIRSRSSLHQWEIRLHRHESFFQILYIEAGSGDAIFGEKSHAIHPPAVITVPPGLHHGFRFSRDIDGIVITTLRSHLSHPPGERSHVGEWLATPHLTPLDPHNAEAIYVMQTLRRLGEEFESRRSGRNEVLAAYVALVLRLTARISHQGNKQEPPLNENVRRMEMLNELIQRHFRSHKPASFYAREIGVSPTHLTRIVRSMAGNTPHELIAGKLIEEAKRQLVFTLASVQEIGFQLGFADPAYFSRFFLKYTGETPRVWRMKEKVRLEGA, encoded by the coding sequence ATGAGCAGGCATGTACCCACCTATGAGCTCTATGGTGAAAATACCGGCCGAGAACCGGATTTTTGGTTGCACTGCGAAACAATTCGCTCCCGCAGCAGCCTGCATCAATGGGAGATTCGGCTCCACCGCCACGAAAGCTTCTTTCAGATATTGTACATCGAAGCCGGTTCGGGCGATGCGATCTTCGGCGAGAAGAGCCACGCCATCCATCCGCCGGCGGTCATCACCGTTCCCCCTGGGCTCCACCACGGCTTTCGTTTCTCACGCGATATCGATGGCATCGTCATCACCACGCTCAGATCCCATCTCAGTCATCCGCCCGGCGAGCGAAGCCACGTCGGCGAGTGGCTGGCAACGCCGCATCTGACGCCGCTCGATCCTCATAATGCCGAAGCGATCTATGTCATGCAGACATTGAGGCGATTGGGCGAAGAATTTGAAAGCCGCCGCAGCGGTCGCAACGAGGTGCTGGCCGCCTATGTCGCCCTGGTGTTGCGGCTGACGGCAAGGATTTCCCACCAGGGGAATAAGCAGGAGCCTCCGTTAAACGAGAACGTGCGGCGGATGGAAATGCTGAACGAACTGATCCAGCGGCATTTTCGATCACACAAGCCCGCTTCCTTCTATGCCAGGGAAATCGGGGTTTCGCCGACGCACCTCACTCGGATCGTCCGGTCAATGGCCGGTAATACGCCTCACGAATTGATCGCGGGGAAGCTCATCGAAGAAGCGAAGCGTCAGCTCGTTTTTACGCTCGCCAGCGTTCAGGAGATCGGATTTCAGCTCGGCTTTGCCGATCCCGCTTATTTCTCGCGCTTCTTCCTCAAATATACGGGAGAAACGCCGCGGGTCTGGCGCATGAAGGAGAAGGTCCGGCTTGAGGGAGCATAG